The proteins below are encoded in one region of Tsuneonella sp. CC-YZS046:
- the cysN gene encoding sulfate adenylyltransferase subunit CysN has product MADQDIIYRPEALIAEDIDAYLETHQHKTMLRFITCGSVDDGKSTLIGRLLYDSKMIFEDQLAALEVDSRKVGTQGQGIDFALLVDGLAAEREQGITIDVAYRFFSTEKRKFIVADTPGHEQYTRNMVTGASTADLAVILIDARKGVLTQTRRHSYLAHLVGIRHVVLAVNKMDLVGYDRRIFDEIVADYRAFAQRIGITAFTAIPISGLAGDNIASRSEKTPWHDGPTLIEHLETVDLGLDERTAAPFRLPVQWVNRPNLDFRGFAGQIAAGTIRPGDAVRVIPSGKTSTVARIVTLDGDLDQAVAGQSITLTLADEIDCSRGDVICAADDPAEAADQFEATVVWMAEEEMIPGRNYLMKIGTQTVSATVHQPKYRVDVNTLEHLAAKTLGLNDIGICELATDKRITFEPYITNKDMGGFILIDRMTNATVAAGTLHFALRRAQNVHWQALDVTRQAHAKLKHQTPHVLWFTGLSGSGKSTIANLVEKKLHALGKHTFLLDGDNVRHGLNKDLGFTEADRIENIRRVGEVARLMTDAGLIVLTAFISPFRAEREMVRNLLPEGEFVEIFIDTPLEVAESRDVKGLYRKARAGELKNFTGIDSPYERPEAPEIHIDTTRISPEDAAELVVDHIVGAWMPEI; this is encoded by the coding sequence CTACCGGCCCGAAGCCCTGATCGCCGAGGATATCGACGCCTATCTGGAAACCCACCAGCACAAGACCATGCTGCGCTTCATCACCTGCGGCAGCGTCGATGACGGCAAATCCACCCTGATCGGGCGGCTGCTCTACGATTCCAAGATGATCTTCGAGGATCAGCTGGCCGCGCTGGAAGTGGACAGCAGGAAGGTGGGCACGCAGGGGCAGGGAATCGACTTCGCCCTGCTGGTGGACGGCCTCGCCGCGGAGCGCGAGCAGGGCATCACCATCGACGTGGCCTATCGCTTCTTCTCGACCGAGAAGCGCAAGTTCATCGTCGCCGATACGCCGGGCCACGAGCAATACACCCGCAACATGGTGACAGGCGCGTCCACCGCCGATCTCGCCGTGATCCTGATCGACGCGCGCAAGGGCGTGCTGACCCAGACCCGCCGCCATTCCTATCTCGCCCATCTGGTGGGCATCCGGCATGTGGTGCTGGCGGTGAACAAGATGGATCTGGTCGGCTACGACCGGCGGATTTTCGACGAGATCGTCGCCGATTACCGCGCCTTCGCGCAGAGGATCGGGATCACCGCCTTCACCGCGATCCCGATTTCCGGCCTGGCCGGCGACAATATCGCCAGCCGGAGCGAGAAAACGCCCTGGCATGACGGGCCGACCCTGATCGAGCATCTCGAAACGGTCGATCTGGGGCTGGACGAGCGCACCGCCGCGCCGTTCCGCCTGCCGGTGCAGTGGGTCAATCGCCCCAATCTCGATTTCCGGGGCTTTGCCGGGCAGATCGCCGCCGGCACGATCCGGCCGGGCGACGCGGTGCGGGTGATCCCTTCAGGCAAGACCAGCACGGTGGCCCGGATCGTGACCCTGGATGGCGATCTGGATCAGGCCGTGGCCGGGCAGTCGATCACCCTGACGCTGGCCGACGAGATCGACTGTTCGCGCGGCGACGTGATCTGCGCGGCGGACGATCCGGCCGAGGCGGCCGACCAGTTCGAGGCGACCGTGGTGTGGATGGCCGAGGAGGAGATGATCCCCGGCCGCAATTACCTGATGAAGATCGGGACGCAGACCGTTTCCGCCACCGTCCATCAGCCGAAATACCGGGTGGACGTGAACACGCTGGAGCATCTGGCCGCCAAGACGCTGGGCCTCAACGACATCGGCATCTGCGAGCTGGCCACCGACAAGCGGATCACCTTCGAGCCTTACATCACCAACAAGGACATGGGCGGCTTCATCCTGATCGACCGGATGACCAATGCCACCGTGGCCGCCGGAACGCTGCATTTCGCGCTGCGCCGCGCGCAGAACGTGCATTGGCAGGCGCTCGACGTCACGCGACAGGCCCATGCCAAGCTCAAGCACCAGACGCCGCATGTCCTGTGGTTCACCGGCCTGTCCGGCTCCGGCAAGTCGACCATCGCCAATCTGGTCGAGAAGAAGCTGCATGCGCTGGGCAAGCACACCTTCCTGCTCGATGGCGACAATGTCCGGCACGGGCTGAACAAGGACCTCGGTTTCACCGAGGCCGACCGGATCGAGAATATCCGCCGGGTGGGCGAAGTGGCCCGGCTGATGACCGATGCCGGGTTGATCGTGCTGACCGCCTTCATCAGCCCGTTCCGGGCCGAACGCGAGATGGTGCGCAACCTGCTGCCGGAAGGCGAATTCGTGGAGATCTTCATCGACACACCGCTGGAAGTGGCGGAAAGCCGGGACGTGAAGGGCCTCTACAGGAAGGCGCGGGCCGGGGAGCTGAAGAACTTTACCGGCATCGACAGCCCCTATGAACGGCCCGAAGCGCCCGAAATCCATATCGATACGACCCGCATCTCGCCCGAGGATGCGGCGGAACTGGTGGTGGATCATATCGTCGGCGCCTGGATGCCGGAGATATGA
- a CDS encoding alkaline phosphatase PhoX: MKHSPMTATALPPATRRHFLQATGTAFAALLASGCTAGAGLATTPAPSSPYSPLRTDPAGLLDLPEGFSYRVLSRLGDAMDDGGTVPDNADGMGCLALPGGEIALVRNHELKPHHDTGGPLAGGYDRKPDGAVLPGGTTTLVLDPGTLEIKRQFRSLAGTIRNCAGGTTPWGSWLTCEEDLTLPGAAATRDHGWVFEVPADAAGLVEALPLKAMGRFNHEAAAVDPATGIVYMTEDRDEGLLYRFIPDAPGRLARGGRLQALALPGKGLPDSRNWSGSRMTVGEWLEVGWIDLDEVESPQDDLRIRGAASGATLFARGEGIHMGEGELYFCCTSGGAKKLGQVFRLRLPQAGPASLQLFFESTRPDQFNFGDNLTVAPSGHLIVCEDQYTDVVDNYLRGITPAGAAYPFARLRRQTELAGVCFSPDGLTLFVNLYSPAMTLAIRGPWAA; the protein is encoded by the coding sequence ATGAAGCACAGCCCCATGACCGCGACCGCCTTGCCACCCGCCACGCGGCGTCATTTCCTGCAGGCCACGGGCACCGCCTTTGCCGCGCTGCTGGCCAGTGGATGCACCGCCGGAGCGGGGCTGGCCACGACGCCCGCGCCATCCTCGCCATACAGCCCGCTGCGAACGGACCCAGCCGGCCTGCTCGACCTGCCGGAAGGGTTTTCCTATCGGGTTCTGTCCCGCCTGGGCGACGCCATGGACGATGGCGGCACCGTGCCCGACAATGCCGACGGCATGGGTTGCCTGGCACTGCCCGGCGGAGAGATCGCGCTGGTGCGCAATCACGAGCTGAAGCCGCACCACGACACGGGCGGCCCCCTGGCCGGCGGCTATGACCGCAAGCCCGATGGCGCCGTCCTGCCCGGCGGCACCACCACCCTCGTGCTCGATCCCGGCACGCTGGAGATCAAGCGCCAGTTCCGTTCGCTGGCCGGCACGATCCGCAATTGCGCCGGGGGCACGACCCCCTGGGGAAGCTGGCTCACCTGCGAGGAAGACCTGACCTTGCCGGGAGCCGCCGCTACGCGCGACCATGGCTGGGTGTTCGAGGTTCCAGCCGATGCGGCGGGGCTGGTGGAAGCGCTGCCCCTGAAGGCGATGGGGCGCTTCAACCACGAAGCGGCGGCGGTCGATCCGGCCACCGGCATCGTCTATATGACCGAGGATCGCGACGAGGGCCTGCTCTATCGCTTCATCCCCGATGCGCCCGGCAGGCTGGCCCGGGGCGGGCGGCTGCAAGCGCTCGCCCTGCCGGGCAAGGGGCTTCCCGACAGCCGCAACTGGTCCGGCAGCCGGATGACGGTGGGCGAATGGCTCGAAGTGGGCTGGATCGATCTCGACGAGGTGGAAAGCCCGCAGGACGATCTGCGCATCCGGGGCGCGGCCAGCGGGGCGACCCTGTTCGCGCGCGGCGAAGGCATCCATATGGGCGAGGGCGAGCTTTATTTCTGCTGCACGTCCGGCGGAGCGAAGAAGCTGGGGCAGGTCTTCCGCCTCAGGCTGCCGCAAGCCGGCCCCGCCAGCCTGCAGCTGTTCTTCGAATCGACCCGGCCCGACCAGTTCAATTTCGGCGACAACCTGACCGTCGCGCCGAGCGGGCACCTGATCGTCTGCGAGGACCAATATACCGATGTCGTCGACAATTACCTTCGCGGCATCACCCCGGCCGGGGCGGCCTATCCGTTCGCCCGCCTGCGCCGCCAGACCGAACTGGCGGGGGTCTGCTTCTCGCCGGACGGGCTGACGCTGTTCGTAAACCTCTACAGCCCGGCGATGACCCTGGCCATTCGCGGACCCTGGGCCGCCTGA
- a CDS encoding 3'(2'),5'-bisphosphate nucleotidase CysQ has translation MTDAELAARVAYAAGRILVDVRQSGLLDDKALGRTGDETANRFIVDALRRQRPDDGLLSEECRDTPERLGKSRVWIVDPLDGTREYGEKRADWAVHVALAIDGVAVEGAVALPGLGEVLRTDVPRALPPAGQPLRMVVSRTRPAREALAVAKALGAGLVPMGSAGAKAMAIIRGEADVYLHSGGQYEWDSAAPVAVAAAHGLHCSRIDGSPLVYNRPDVSMPDLLICRKEHAAQVLEEVTKAHAGPD, from the coding sequence ATGACGGATGCCGAACTGGCGGCGCGGGTGGCCTATGCCGCCGGACGCATCCTGGTGGATGTCCGCCAGAGCGGGCTGCTGGACGACAAGGCGCTGGGCCGGACCGGGGACGAGACGGCCAACCGCTTCATCGTGGACGCGCTGCGCCGGCAGCGGCCGGACGACGGGCTGCTGTCCGAGGAATGCAGGGACACGCCGGAGCGGCTCGGCAAGTCCCGGGTGTGGATCGTCGATCCGCTCGACGGCACCCGCGAATATGGCGAAAAGCGCGCGGACTGGGCGGTCCATGTCGCCCTGGCGATAGACGGCGTGGCGGTGGAAGGCGCGGTCGCCCTGCCGGGGCTGGGCGAAGTGCTGCGGACCGACGTGCCACGCGCCCTGCCGCCCGCAGGCCAGCCGCTGCGCATGGTGGTGAGCCGCACGCGCCCCGCCCGCGAAGCGCTGGCGGTGGCGAAGGCGCTGGGCGCCGGGCTGGTGCCGATGGGCTCGGCCGGAGCCAAGGCCATGGCGATCATTCGCGGCGAAGCCGACGTCTATCTCCATTCCGGCGGCCAGTATGAATGGGATTCGGCCGCGCCGGTCGCCGTGGCCGCCGCGCATGGCCTGCATTGCTCGCGCATCGACGGCAGCCCGCTGGTCTATAATCGGCCCGATGTTTCCATGCCGGACCTGCTGATCTGCCGGAAGGAGCACGCCGCGCAGGTGCTGGAAGAAGTTACCAAGGCGCACGCCGGCCCGGATTGA